Part of the Trichocoleus sp. genome, AGCTCACATAGATTGCCAACGTTGAAGAAGCTGCCGTACCAAAGCAGCAAGCCAGAATTGCACAGAGTTCGCTGCGGGTCATCTTGGCAATAAACGGACGAACGACGATCGCTGCCTCAATCCCTACAAAAATGTTGGCTGCTCCACTGAGGGCTTCAGCACCACTAAGACGCATCAGGTTATAGAAGATTTTGGCAAACCAGTTTGTGATTACTTGAATAATGCCTAGATTATAAAGCAGTGCCATTAAGCCAGAGAAGAAAATGACCGCAGGTAGGGCACGAAAGGCAAAGATGTAGCCCAAATTAATATCAGGTGGCTGATCAAGCGGGGGAACAAGATTTCGCCCAAAGATAAACCTGGCACCAAAGTCAGCAGCGACAAACAGACTATCCAGCAGCTTGCTGAACCCGTTTAGAATTTCTCGCGTAATTGGCAGAGCAAAGACGAGCGCACCGAGCAGCAGTTGCAGCAGAATTCCCATGACCACGACTCGCCAAGGGAAGTACTTAAGATTACGATTTTCGGAAAACAACCAGGCGACTCCACAAAGCCCAAAGATTCCGATAAACGACAGAATGTTGAGATAACTCATAGATACACAGTAATTAGCGAAGGGGGAAGAAGAAGAGGAAAAGGGCAGAATGAGTTATGAAAGTTAGAAAAAATCAAGAAATAAGGCGTTTTTTATGAATGGCTATTTTATGTCTGTTCAGAAGCTTGAGTTTTCTGAATGAACCATTCAAAAGAGATCGGGAAATTACACCTTCAGAGAGTACCCCAAAATCAAGAAATGGACGGCAACCTTTGCAATTGTCTAAAGGAACAAATTTAGTGCCAAAGCTCCACTTTTAATCCACCCCTTAAAACTTCGATAAACTTTGTTTTCCTCTATCCCTTCCCTCACCCCTCCTGCTGCCAAGTGTAGGATAGTGAATGAACCCTCCTCACACCCTATCCAGCATGGATGCCTTCGCTCCTATTCCTCCTGACTGGGCTCAGACTGCGGTTCACGCACATGAGTTTTGCTGCCCAACCTGCCGATCGCTCGTTCTAGAAGCCCAAGCAGTATGGGTCAACCGTCGATCGCCCGTTTTTACTGAAGATCACCGTCGTAAGTGGCAAGAATTTTATCAGTGTCAGTGTGGAACGGTTTGGTGGGCATGGAGCAACGATCGACCCCCAACCACGCTCAAGAAGCCCGATCGAGTTGAACCGAGCCGCGATCAGAACTGGTTTGAGTAGATTTGAGCAGAAGTTTTTGGGCAGAATAGATTATCTCAGCGAAGATAATTGCCTTTGCAAAACTAAATCGGGCTTGCGGAATCATTCCTGCCGTACTTTTAGCTACAGCTCGATCGCTGATAGGCTAGAGTTTCAGCGCTGATCTCTCAACCCTTCTCTCCATCTCACCCGATTGCAGCCGTGAAGCAAGCCGACCAAACTGCGATTCGCTCTATTGTTGAACGCCAGCTTCAAGCCTTCCGAACCGACGATGCCATGAGGGCGTTTGCCTTTGCCAGCCCCAGCATCCAGGCACAGTTTGAAACACCTGAGAATTTCATGCAGATGGTGCGGCTAGGCTATGCTCCTGTGTATCGTCCGCGATCGGTCATCTTTGAGGACATCATTACCGTAGAAGGGATGCCTGCCCAAAAAGTCATGTTGATGAGTGCAGCAGGGGAACTGGTCATGGCGCTTTATCTAATGCAACAGCAGCATGATGGGAGTTGGCGGATTCACGGTTGTTTGATTGTGCCGATCGAAGGACGCACCCCCGATCAGTGGGAGGAG contains:
- a CDS encoding DUF4864 domain-containing protein, yielding MKQADQTAIRSIVERQLQAFRTDDAMRAFAFASPSIQAQFETPENFMQMVRLGYAPVYRPRSVIFEDIITVEGMPAQKVMLMSAAGELVMALYLMQQQHDGSWRIHGCLIVPIEGRTPDQWEESQ